From a single Candidatus Saccharibacteria bacterium genomic region:
- a CDS encoding ABC transporter ATP-binding protein, which yields MKRLRLVLWMLKEQMSVSRFFVTWKVFYAFYDAFSSIAYVYISAQLINAITKVALQGASPSGVYRWLLVWLALEIFIKFISLIEKLIEEKHNALMELHFNSKLIRKMYELSQEQFEDEEFLTKISRATDGLSSAQRTLSELTWIGSSIIRLVSSFSAVALVSPIVAVGIVLMSLPGVIIRLKMNKYSEKIYRDTAPVERITYRTRWVLVDPQTMPEIRLANGFSKLVATWKQHKQKMDKTYFTMSRKKALYSLGADILDPATEIGATYAFFRALVDGRIGLDRFLFVRGLLQQMTNAAFSISYSIESLDARFIELENFKKVLDANSKIVNGNIEVARPLSIEFKNVSFRYPNTEVDTLKNISFIIVPGSKLALVGENGAGKSTLLKLLLRLYLPTEGEILINGVNIADIEIESYYRAISNLSQDFIILSHLSVEENVALGIEHYTNEQLNHALQLAGADEFISKLKHGLETKMDSSFKDGKNFSGGQTQRLAVARSLLRNGDLLVLDEPTSAIDAKAEYKIFNNIYAEHTGKTTLIVSHRFSTVRKADKIMVMEQGRITEYGSHEELLEYGKLYKEMFETQAEGYR from the coding sequence GTGAAGAGGCTTAGGCTAGTACTGTGGATGCTCAAAGAGCAAATGTCCGTTTCCAGGTTCTTTGTTACTTGGAAAGTATTTTACGCATTTTACGATGCTTTCTCGTCGATAGCTTACGTCTACATTTCGGCGCAGTTAATTAACGCTATTACAAAAGTTGCCCTACAGGGTGCCAGCCCTAGTGGTGTCTACCGCTGGCTACTGGTGTGGCTTGCGTTAGAGATTTTCATTAAATTTATAAGCCTAATCGAAAAACTCATAGAAGAAAAACATAATGCGCTTATGGAGCTACACTTTAATAGCAAACTTATCAGAAAAATGTACGAGCTAAGCCAAGAACAGTTTGAAGATGAAGAGTTTTTGACTAAAATTAGCCGCGCGACTGATGGCTTGTCGAGTGCGCAACGAACTTTATCGGAACTAACTTGGATCGGGTCATCGATTATACGCCTTGTCAGTTCATTTTCTGCCGTTGCGCTAGTTTCCCCAATAGTGGCTGTTGGCATAGTACTTATGAGCTTACCAGGGGTAATCATAAGACTCAAGATGAACAAATACTCCGAAAAGATATATAGAGACACTGCACCAGTAGAGCGTATTACTTATCGCACGCGCTGGGTGCTGGTAGACCCGCAAACTATGCCAGAAATCCGCCTAGCCAATGGGTTTTCTAAGCTGGTTGCGACCTGGAAACAACACAAGCAAAAAATGGACAAAACGTACTTTACTATGAGCAGAAAAAAGGCCCTTTACAGTTTGGGGGCAGACATACTGGACCCTGCCACAGAAATTGGCGCGACTTACGCCTTTTTTAGAGCGCTTGTTGATGGACGAATAGGCTTAGACAGGTTTCTGTTCGTGCGCGGTTTACTGCAACAAATGACCAATGCTGCTTTTTCTATCTCTTATTCAATAGAGAGCCTAGATGCACGGTTTATCGAATTAGAAAATTTCAAAAAAGTCCTTGATGCAAATTCGAAAATAGTAAACGGCAATATAGAAGTTGCACGGCCACTAAGCATCGAATTCAAGAACGTGTCATTCCGCTATCCCAACACCGAAGTTGATACCCTGAAGAACATCTCGTTTATTATTGTGCCCGGAAGCAAGCTTGCTTTGGTAGGAGAAAACGGTGCTGGTAAATCAACCTTACTAAAACTGCTGCTGAGGCTTTACTTGCCAACCGAAGGAGAAATATTAATAAATGGAGTAAATATCGCTGATATTGAAATTGAGAGCTACTATCGAGCAATCAGTAATTTGAGTCAAGATTTTATCATCCTTAGCCATCTGAGCGTCGAGGAAAATGTTGCTCTTGGCATTGAACATTACACAAATGAGCAGTTAAATCACGCTTTACAGTTAGCAGGTGCCGATGAATTCATAAGCAAACTTAAGCACGGGCTAGAAACCAAAATGGATTCTTCATTTAAAGATGGCAAGAACTTCTCTGGAGGACAAACTCAGAGGTTAGCCGTTGCTAGATCGTTACTAAGAAATGGTGACCTCCTAGTGCTTGACGAGCCCACCAGTGCCATAGACGCCAAGGCTGAATACAAAATCTTTAATAATATTTATGCCGAGCACACTGGCAAAACAACACTAATTGTTAGTCACCGGTTTAGCACTGTGCGCAAAGCTGATAAAATCATGGTCATGGAACAGGGCAGGATTACAGAGTATGGCTCTCACGAAGAACTACTTGAATACGGTAAACTATATAAGGAGATGTTTGAAACACAGGCGGAGGGATACCGATGA
- a CDS encoding HAD-IA family hydrolase, protein MFELAIEKSRSSPEEIVFVDDSEKNIEAAKSLGINGIVYTDFDDFKSEISKYI, encoded by the coding sequence ATATTTGAATTAGCGATAGAAAAGTCTAGAAGTAGCCCAGAAGAAATTGTTTTTGTAGATGATAGTGAGAAAAATATCGAGGCAGCGAAAAGCTTAGGTATAAACGGTATTGTGTATACGGATTTCGATGACTTTAAGAGCGAAATTTCAAAATATATTTAG
- a CDS encoding ABC transporter ATP-binding protein, which produces MPLIQLNEVSKLYGFGDAATIALDEVSLTIEKGEFIAIMGPSGSGKTTLMNVIGLLDRPSSGTFKLSGRDVARLRPQKQARHRRDHVGFIFQSFNLLPRLNILENVALPLAYKGMLQRRRLKAASQMLEQVGLNDREYYLPSQLSGGQLQRASIARALVNNPSIIIADEPTGNLDSTATRVVMELLSEVHKMGNTVLMVTHNPALTRYASRVIYMRDGQVVYDQESVIGEIPEAMQRAMQGRKFMTKEDSELAGVSAMLQEMPSVEAPSRKSIRKKLKTPRLKKRGSKK; this is translated from the coding sequence ATGCCACTAATCCAGCTAAATGAAGTTTCCAAGCTTTACGGCTTCGGCGACGCTGCTACTATAGCGCTCGACGAAGTCTCTTTGACTATCGAAAAAGGCGAGTTCATCGCAATCATGGGCCCTTCCGGTTCTGGAAAGACAACACTTATGAACGTCATAGGGCTACTCGACCGTCCTTCAAGCGGGACTTTTAAGCTAAGCGGTCGCGATGTGGCTAGGCTCAGGCCACAAAAACAAGCTCGTCATCGCCGCGACCACGTCGGGTTTATTTTTCAGTCCTTCAACTTGCTGCCGCGCCTAAATATCCTCGAGAATGTGGCTCTGCCGCTTGCTTACAAAGGTATGTTGCAGCGTAGGCGCCTCAAAGCCGCCAGCCAAATGCTGGAGCAAGTTGGGCTAAACGATCGAGAATATTACCTACCGAGCCAGCTTTCAGGCGGTCAGTTGCAGCGTGCTTCGATAGCCAGAGCTTTGGTCAACAACCCAAGTATCATCATTGCCGACGAGCCAACTGGCAACCTAGACAGCACCGCAACTAGAGTAGTTATGGAGCTACTAAGCGAGGTCCACAAGATGGGCAACACTGTGTTAATGGTAACTCACAACCCTGCACTTACCCGCTACGCTAGCCGAGTAATTTACATGCGAGACGGCCAAGTGGTTTACGATCAAGAATCGGTCATAGGAGAAATCCCCGAAGCCATGCAACGCGCCATGCAAGGCCGTAAGTTCATGACAAAAGAAGACAGCGAGCTAGCTGGCGTTTCGGCTATGCTCCAAGAAATGCCCTCTGTTGAAGCACCATCACGCAAATCTATACGTAAAAAACTCAAAACTCCACGCCTCAAAAAAAGAGGTAGCAAAAAATGA
- a CDS encoding ABC transporter permease, whose product MMLKEHLKMAWSSIRGAKARSLLTMFGIIIGVSSVVTVISLGDGLKRQISGQAAKIGGELRIIQPVQRQLTTGNILNQTVLPSTTLSDKEVVSVRQAEGVKSVSPVGVVNGAVSYGDKTDKDITVYGVGSTFAELLQQKVQFGGFFSEREASSNFAVIGRAVADRLFVERVPTGKSFKIGSQEFLVIGVFENKNFQAVPYSIDFNNAVVIPSETARKLPGGYTIYEILAGLDAKKVNASRATDNIRARLAQNSPNASLIGVYSPNEAIGSSDSVFRQVTWFVTGVALISLVVGGIGIMNIMFATVSERTREIGIRKALGATNRQIMGQFLIEAAMLSLLGCLLGIVLSLLVNLVLRVTTDVQPALTPSILGIAALAALFTGILSGILPAAKAARKKPIDALRYDR is encoded by the coding sequence ATGATGCTAAAAGAACACCTCAAAATGGCTTGGAGCTCGATTCGCGGAGCCAAAGCTCGCTCTTTGCTAACCATGTTTGGCATTATTATTGGTGTGTCGTCGGTAGTGACTGTCATAAGTTTAGGCGATGGCCTAAAACGGCAAATCTCTGGCCAGGCCGCCAAAATCGGTGGCGAACTGCGCATAATTCAACCTGTTCAACGCCAACTCACCACTGGCAACATACTCAACCAAACGGTATTGCCAAGCACCACACTGTCAGATAAAGAAGTTGTTAGTGTTCGCCAAGCCGAAGGGGTAAAATCAGTTTCCCCAGTCGGAGTTGTCAATGGTGCAGTCAGCTACGGTGACAAAACAGACAAAGATATTACAGTTTACGGTGTTGGCTCAACTTTTGCCGAACTTTTGCAGCAGAAGGTACAATTCGGCGGTTTCTTTAGCGAACGAGAAGCTAGTAGCAATTTTGCCGTTATCGGCCGAGCCGTGGCCGACCGCTTGTTCGTCGAGCGTGTCCCGACCGGAAAATCTTTTAAGATTGGCTCTCAGGAATTTTTAGTGATCGGCGTCTTCGAGAACAAGAATTTCCAAGCCGTGCCTTATTCGATAGACTTCAACAACGCCGTCGTCATACCGAGCGAAACCGCGCGCAAATTACCTGGCGGCTACACGATCTACGAGATCCTGGCAGGACTTGACGCTAAGAAAGTTAATGCAAGTCGTGCTACAGACAATATTCGAGCTCGTCTTGCACAAAACAGCCCCAACGCCAGCCTGATCGGAGTTTACAGCCCCAACGAAGCTATCGGTAGCTCCGATTCTGTCTTTCGGCAAGTTACGTGGTTCGTGACCGGAGTTGCACTAATATCCTTAGTTGTCGGCGGCATTGGCATTATGAACATCATGTTTGCCACTGTTAGCGAACGAACCCGCGAAATCGGCATTCGAAAAGCACTTGGCGCTACCAATCGTCAGATTATGGGACAATTTCTAATTGAAGCCGCCATGCTATCACTTCTGGGCTGCTTGCTCGGCATTGTCTTGTCTCTTCTAGTCAACCTCGTCTTAAGAGTTACCACCGATGTACAGCCAGCTCTCACACCCAGCATCCTCGGTATAGCCGCTCTGGCAGCTCTTTTTACCGGTATTTTATCTGGGATCCTACCCGCAGCCAAAGCCGCTCGCAAAAAGCCAATCGATGCACTTCGTTACGACCGATAA
- a CDS encoding sortase, with the protein MVRVKSLRFWNNILSTVVILLGLYIAGAPFLPLAKLWLKQRTDKTSGVPYSGQLAQIDNVKRADPPKDNRLVIPSISLNEPINEGNNIWVIHNGGTWRLPKSVAPTEQGNSVIVGHRFYGSNGSTFYNLDRVKLGEKMAVYWQGKELIYKVSDIKVVPPSAIEVEAPTNDRRLTLYTCTPLWTAKDRLVITALPEETQQ; encoded by the coding sequence ATGGTCAGAGTTAAAAGTCTCAGATTCTGGAACAACATTCTTAGCACTGTCGTAATTTTGCTTGGGCTCTACATTGCCGGCGCGCCATTCTTGCCTTTGGCTAAACTGTGGCTCAAACAACGCACCGACAAAACCAGCGGCGTACCCTACAGTGGTCAACTAGCCCAAATCGATAATGTCAAGCGTGCAGATCCGCCGAAAGACAATCGTCTAGTTATACCGAGTATTAGCCTAAACGAGCCAATAAACGAAGGCAACAACATTTGGGTTATTCATAATGGCGGCACTTGGCGTTTACCGAAAAGCGTTGCGCCAACCGAGCAAGGCAATTCGGTGATTGTTGGGCATCGATTTTATGGTAGCAATGGTTCGACTTTTTACAATTTAGACCGCGTTAAGCTTGGTGAAAAAATGGCTGTCTACTGGCAAGGTAAGGAGTTAATCTACAAAGTTTCGGATATTAAGGTAGTGCCGCCGAGCGCCATTGAAGTCGAGGCCCCGACCAACGACCGCAGGTTGACGCTTTACACATGCACACCGCTGTGGACGGCCAAAGATAGACTAGTAATAACCGCCCTACCGGAGGAAACCCAGCAATGA
- a CDS encoding class I SAM-dependent methyltransferase produces MQFVDFLKKRGVKLEGKAVDIGAGKGRNAVYLARLGFEVCALEYIKAAAIVGKELAKARSVANNVNYFVTEVDKVWRFPDNYFSIAIDSFSSIDIETMQGREKCRDEMYRTLIPGGFALVNVCSINDEWEKELIEKYPGPEPNSTVWPQNGKFQKDYSEQELREFYKIFEVVELESIYKEATKLGRKGTATNFWAVLKKAKNCP; encoded by the coding sequence GTGCAATTTGTCGATTTTTTAAAGAAAAGGGGCGTGAAGCTAGAAGGTAAGGCTGTCGATATTGGTGCTGGGAAAGGCAGAAATGCAGTGTATCTTGCTAGATTAGGCTTCGAAGTTTGTGCTCTGGAGTATATTAAAGCTGCAGCAATAGTAGGTAAAGAACTGGCAAAAGCAAGATCCGTCGCCAATAACGTTAACTATTTTGTAACAGAAGTAGACAAAGTCTGGAGATTCCCCGATAACTACTTCTCAATTGCAATTGATTCTTTCTCTAGTATAGATATAGAGACAATGCAGGGCAGGGAAAAGTGCCGCGATGAAATGTACAGGACGCTTATACCTGGAGGGTTTGCCCTTGTAAATGTTTGTTCGATAAACGATGAGTGGGAAAAGGAGCTTATTGAAAAGTACCCCGGCCCCGAACCAAATAGTACAGTTTGGCCACAGAATGGGAAGTTCCAGAAAGACTACTCTGAGCAGGAGTTAAGAGAGTTCTATAAAATATTTGAGGTTGTTGAACTGGAATCTATTTATAAAGAGGCTACGAAATTAGGCAGAAAAGGCACTGCTACAAATTTTTGGGCGGTTCTTAAAAAAGCTAAAAACTGTCCGTGA